The Verrucomicrobium spinosum DSM 4136 = JCM 18804 DNA segment AGACGGACCTGTTTCACCCGAACGCCCTCGACCCCTACACCGGCACGATCCGCTACAACGGTGCCCGCCAGGAAGCTGATGTGTTCTCCGCTGCCGTTTACCTCTTCGACAAAGTCGAGCTGGGTGAACACTGGGAAATCAACGGCGGTCTGCGCTATGACTACATCGACACGGACTACACCTCCGTGGACGACCATGGCTCCAGCACCGACCTCAACCGTGAAGACAACCTTCTCAGCTGGAGAGCCGCCCTCGTGTTCAAGCCCGCCGACAACGGCAGCGTGTACTTTGCCTACGGCACCTCCTTCAACCCGGCTACCGAACTGCTCGTGAGCAGCTCCGCATCCTCGATCATCAACCAGTTCGACACCGATCCGGAAGAAAATCGCAGCTATGAACTCGGCACCAAATGGGACCTCCTCGACGAGAAACTGTCCTTCACCGCCGCCCTGTTCCGCACGGAGAAGTCCAACGCCCGCACCGCAGACCCGGCCGATCCTACCGCGTTTGAGCTGAGCGGCGAGCAAGTGGTGCAGGGCTTCGAAGTGGGCTTTGCCGGTACCATCACCGACAACTGGCGCATCTTCGCGGGGTACACCTACCTCGACAGCGAGATTGAAGAGTCCCTCAACCCGGAAGAAGTGGGCAAGCACGTGTCCAACACGCCTGAGCACTCCTTCAACCTGTGGACGGTCTATGACCTTCCCGCTGGCTTCCAGATCGGTGCCGGTGCCCAGTTCGTGGACTCCCGCTTCAACAACAACATCAACCAGCGTCTCGCTCCCAGCTACTGGGTCTTCGACGCGATGGTGGGGTACAAGGTCAACGAGAACGTCTCGCTCCGCGTGAACTTCTACAACCTGGCTGATGAAGAGTACATCGACCGCGTGGGCGGTGGCCACTTCGTCCCAGGCGCCGGCCGCTCCGTGGCCGTCTCCGCTGCGATCAAGTTCTAAGCTCGCATCCCTCCAGACATAGACATCTGTTTAAATAGCCTTACTCCATGCTGATTCGCATCCCTGACGTTCTCACCCCTGAACAGGTAAAACACGCCAGAGCGCTGCTGGACAAGGCGGAGTGGACTGATGGCCGGGCAACCACCGGCTATCAGTCCGCCAAAACTAAAAACAACATGCAGCTCCCCGAGGGGCATCCCGTCGCCAAAGAGCTGGGAGGCCTGATCTTGGAAGCACTGGGCCGGAACTCCCTTTTCATGGCCGCGGCGCTCCCACTCCGGGTCCTGCCTCCCATGTTCAACAGTTATGCGGGAGGCCAGGCTTTTGGCACCCATGTGGACAATGCCATCCGGCAGATTCCTGGCACCGGCCAGCGCATCCGTACAGACATCTCAGCCACGCTGTTTTTCAGCGAACCCGAGGACTATGACGGCGGGGAACTCACCATTGAAGACACCTACGGTGTCCAACAGGTGAAGCTGCCCGCAGGACACATGGTCCTTTACCCTTCCACAAGCCTCCACCAAGTGACCCCGGTCACACGTGGGGCGCGTGTCAGTTCGTTCTTCTGGATCCAGAGCATGATCCGTGATGACGGCCAGCGGTCCCTCCTGTTTGACCTTGATCTGTCCATCCAACGGCTGGCACGGGATCTCGCAGGAAACCCTGCCGCGGACAAGACTGCGGTCCAGCTTACCGGCGTGTATCACAACCTTCTGCGGCAGTGGGCGGAAATGTGATGACGGCGTGAGCCTCCAGATGAAACTTCTCTACGTGACGGCACACCGGACAGGGTGCCGTCACTTGCATATTCACCTCATTTCAGTTGCTCGTAGGAAAAACTGCCTTCTTCATGACCGCCGTCGTTCGACTCCTTCGCAAAACCATTTTCTGGCTGCACCTCATCGCGGGCTGCGCAGCGGGCATGGTCATCCTGCTCATGTCCCTCACGGGTGCCACGCTCATGTACGAGCGACAGATCCTGGAGTGGGTGGACGGTTACCAAGTCACACCCACGGTCAACGCCAGCCGACTGCCACTGGAAGAACTGGCGGCAAAGGCCACTGCGGCCAATCCCAAACAAGCCCTGACCGCATTGACAGTGGAGTCCGATGCCCACGCCGCCGTGATGCTTTCGTATGGCCGTGAAGCCACGCTATACGCCAACCCCTTCACAGGAGAACTTCTGGGCGCAGGGGCAGCGAAAGCGCGGGACTTCTTCCATTTCGTCACGGAACTGCATCGCTGGCTGGCCTTGGAAGGCACGTCACGCGACACCGGCAAGGCCATTACCGGTGCCGCCTGTCTCGTCTTCCTGTTCCTCGTGATCAGCGGTCTCTACCTGTGGTTCCCCCGCCGTTTCACCTGGCATTTCATCAGGCGCATTATTTCCTTTGACCGCCGGCTGACGGGCCGAGCCCGGGATTGGAACTGGCACAACGTCTTTGGCTTCTGGGCCTGCCTTCCCCTCCTGTTCATCATTCTCACCGGGCTCGTCATGGCCTATCCATGGGCGAACAATCTTCTCTTCACCCTCACCGGCAATCCACCGCCCCCGCCTCGCGCCCAGCAGGCCCGGCCTCAGGGCGGGAAACCCGAGCCCGTGGCATTGAGCGGCCTCAACCACGCGTGGGACACCGCCGTGGCCAAGGTGCCCACCTGGCAGAGCATCACCGTCCGCCTTCCAGCCAACGCCAAGGCCCCCGCCATGCTCTTCATCAGCGAGAGCCATCAAGGACGCCCCGATCTGAAGTCGCAGCTCAACGTCAATCTCGCCAGCGGCGAAGTCGTCACCTGGGAGACCTTCTCCACCCACAACCTCGGCAAGCAGTTGCGCTTCTGGGCTCGCTGGGTCCACACAGGTGAAGCTGGTGGCTTCATCGGTCAGACGATTGCAGGACTCGCCGCCCTCTCTGCCGCCGTGCTCGTGTGGACGGGCATTTCCATGTCCTGGCAGCGCTTCCGGCGTCGCAAGGGCGTGGCGGCGAAGTAGGAATGGTTAGCTCTTGAAAGCGGTTTGTAGTTCAAACTTTAGTTTGCCTCAGTCCGCGAAAGACCATCTGAAGCAAACTAAAGTTTGAACTACAAACAGAGCCCCGCCAAAGCGACTGCAATTCTACGTTGGGTGGGGAGAACAGGGAAACTACTCCGCAGGAGTTGCGGCGGCCTGGCGGACGCGACCGTATCGTCACTTCCGCGAACCCCACCTCCGCTTCACCTTCATTGGTGCTGGACTCACACAGGACTCCCCAAAGCGGTGGTTCCCGGTCGCACTCCTAAAACCGACTTCGTCGTCAGGTGTTGAATGAGTTGGACTCTCCCAAATAGCGTCGGCTTGCGATGCCTCAGAACCGCTCGCCCCGACGGGGATCGTCGGACTACGCCTCAAACACAAAAAAGGCCGGACTTCTGCAAGCCCGGCCCTTTCAAAACTTCGATGATCGTTAGCCCAATCAGGCCGTCGGCGCTGCGCCATCCAGGCCGAAGGCCTCGTGCACCACTTTGGCGGCTTTTTCGATTTCCCCTTCCTCGACGGTCACGGCCGTCTTGATTTCACTGGTGGAGATCATCTGGATGTTGATGCCAGCGTTGGCCAGGGCACCGAACATCTTGCTGGCGACGCCGCTGTGGCTGCGCATGCCGATGCCGACAATGCTAAGCTTGGCCACACCCGTCTGAGAGCGAAGCTCGACCTTGTCACCCAGCTCAGCCAGCACAGCCTGCAGGGCGGCCTCAGCCTTCGGCAGATCGGCGGCACTCAGCGTGAAGCTGATGTCGGTCTCATTGTCCCAGCTCACGTTCTGCACGATCATGTCGATCACGACGCCCGCCTTGTGAATGGCACCGAAGATCTTCGCGGCCACACCCGGACGGTCCGGCACATCATCAATCGTGATCTTCGCCTGATTGCGCTCAAGGCTCACACCACGGACGACGACGGATTCCATGCCAGGTTCTTCTTCTTTCACAAGGGTGCCAGGGTTGTTGTTCATGCTGTTGCGCACCTCAAAGCGTACGCCAAATTTCTTTGCAAACTCGACGGAGCGGCTCTGCATCACCTTGCTGCCGCTGCTGGCCATCTCCAGCATTTCATCATAGCTGATCACATCGATCTTCTGTGCGGTGGGCACCACACGGGGATCGCAGGTGTAAACGCCGTCCACATCCGTGTAGATCTGGCAGAGATCCGCCTTCACTGCTGCCGCCATGGCGATCGCCGTAAGGTCCGAACCGCCGCGACCAAGGGTCGTGATGAGGCCATCCCGGGTCTGCCCCTGGAAGCCAGCCAGAATCACGATATTGCCCTCATCAAGCATCTCGTGGACTTCGGTGGGCGTGATATTGGCGATGCGGGCCTTCGTGTGCACGCCATCGGTCTGGATACCGGCTTGGGCACCCGTCAGGGATACTGCCTTGCCACCTTGGGCATTGATCGCCATCGCGGTGAGCGCAATGGTCTGCTGCTCACCCGTGGAGAGCAGCACATCGAGCTCACGCTCCGTCGGGCTCTCAGAGACATCTCTAGCCAGCTTCAGCAGGCTATCGGTGACGCCAGACATGGCGGAGACCACCGCGATCACTTGATGCCCGGACTTCTGAGTCTCCAAGACACGACGTGCCACATTGCGAATGCGCTCGGGCGTGCCCACCGAGGTGCCACCATATTTCTGAACGATCAATGCCATGTGCTTAGCGTGCGTGCGGAACGTAAAATCCAGCGAAAAGAGCGCGGATTCTGGCACAGACGAAGCAGGGTGCAAG contains these protein-coding regions:
- a CDS encoding PepSY-associated TM helix domain-containing protein — encoded protein: MTAVVRLLRKTIFWLHLIAGCAAGMVILLMSLTGATLMYERQILEWVDGYQVTPTVNASRLPLEELAAKATAANPKQALTALTVESDAHAAVMLSYGREATLYANPFTGELLGAGAAKARDFFHFVTELHRWLALEGTSRDTGKAITGAACLVFLFLVISGLYLWFPRRFTWHFIRRIISFDRRLTGRARDWNWHNVFGFWACLPLLFIILTGLVMAYPWANNLLFTLTGNPPPPPRAQQARPQGGKPEPVALSGLNHAWDTAVAKVPTWQSITVRLPANAKAPAMLFISESHQGRPDLKSQLNVNLASGEVVTWETFSTHNLGKQLRFWARWVHTGEAGGFIGQTIAGLAALSAAVLVWTGISMSWQRFRRRKGVAAK
- a CDS encoding Fe2+-dependent dioxygenase, coding for MLIRIPDVLTPEQVKHARALLDKAEWTDGRATTGYQSAKTKNNMQLPEGHPVAKELGGLILEALGRNSLFMAAALPLRVLPPMFNSYAGGQAFGTHVDNAIRQIPGTGQRIRTDISATLFFSEPEDYDGGELTIEDTYGVQQVKLPAGHMVLYPSTSLHQVTPVTRGARVSSFFWIQSMIRDDGQRSLLFDLDLSIQRLARDLAGNPAADKTAVQLTGVYHNLLRQWAEM
- a CDS encoding aspartate kinase translates to MALIVQKYGGTSVGTPERIRNVARRVLETQKSGHQVIAVVSAMSGVTDSLLKLARDVSESPTERELDVLLSTGEQQTIALTAMAINAQGGKAVSLTGAQAGIQTDGVHTKARIANITPTEVHEMLDEGNIVILAGFQGQTRDGLITTLGRGGSDLTAIAMAAAVKADLCQIYTDVDGVYTCDPRVVPTAQKIDVISYDEMLEMASSGSKVMQSRSVEFAKKFGVRFEVRNSMNNNPGTLVKEEEPGMESVVVRGVSLERNQAKITIDDVPDRPGVAAKIFGAIHKAGVVIDMIVQNVSWDNETDISFTLSAADLPKAEAALQAVLAELGDKVELRSQTGVAKLSIVGIGMRSHSGVASKMFGALANAGINIQMISTSEIKTAVTVEEGEIEKAAKVVHEAFGLDGAAPTA